One Dromiciops gliroides isolate mDroGli1 chromosome 3, mDroGli1.pri, whole genome shotgun sequence DNA segment encodes these proteins:
- the LOC122751876 gene encoding LOW QUALITY PROTEIN: folate receptor alpha-like (The sequence of the model RefSeq protein was modified relative to this genomic sequence to represent the inferred CDS: inserted 1 base in 1 codon; deleted 1 base in 1 codon) has product MTQLGWGLLFLGLMAMTEGLWKGNDLLNICLDAKHHKFKPGREDNLHNQCSPWKKRACCTANTSVATHEDTSYXYHFNYNHCGMMTPACKYYFIQVTCLYACSPNLGPWIQPVSSSWRKERILNVPLCREDYDQWWEDCQTSYTCKENCHKGWNWTSGIKECPVKAACHPFTFHFPTPVSLCENIAPYVSHSYNASSLVQGSGKCIQMWFDPGQGGNPTEAVPKSYALSSAPSIFTWKASFPFLILTLLLLLWG; this is encoded by the exons ATGACTCAACTAGGATGGGGGTTGCTGTTCCTGGGCCTCATGGCCATGACTGAAGGGCTTTGGAAAGGTAATGATCTGCTCAACATCTGCTTGGATGCTAAGCACCACAAGTTCAAGCCTGGCAGAGAAGATAACCTTCATAACCAGTGCAGCCCATGGAAGAAAAGAGCCTGCTGCACAGCAAACACCAGCGTTGCCACCCATGAAGACACCTCCT TGTACCACTTCAACTATAACCACTGTGGGATGATGACCCCAGCCTGCAAATACTACTTTATCCAGGTCACATGTCTCTATGCATGCTCCCCCAACCTAGGACCCTGGATCCAGCCGGTGTCCTCAAGTTGGAGGAAGGAACGGATCCTGAATGTTCCCCTGTGCAGGGAGGATTATGACCAGTGGTGGGAGGACTGCCAAACCTCCTATACCTGCAAAGAGAACTGCCACAAAGGTTGGAATTGGACTTCAGGGATTAAGGAGTGCCCAGTTAAGGCTGCCTGCCACCCTTTCACATTTCACTTTCCAACACCGGTGTCCCTATGTGAGAATATTGCTCCCTATGTGAGTCATTCTTACAATGCAAGCTCTCTTGTCCAGGGCAGTGGCAAATGTATTCAGATGTGGTTTGACCCAGGCCAGGGA GGAAATCCCACTGAAGCTGTGCCTAAATCCTATGCTTTGAGCTCTGCCCCAAGCATTTTCACTTGGAAGGCCAGTTTCCCCTTCTTAATTTTGACACTGCTGTTGCTTCTCTGGGGATAA